One Helianthus annuus cultivar XRQ/B chromosome 12, HanXRQr2.0-SUNRISE, whole genome shotgun sequence genomic region harbors:
- the LOC110896542 gene encoding uncharacterized protein LOC110896542 — MKMMMMGSSKRSKGIGGVLKEHKARLYIIKRCVVMLLCYHD, encoded by the coding sequence atgaagatgatgatgatgggaAGCTCCAAGAGAAGCAAAGGAATCGGAGGAGTTCTTAAAGAGCATAAAGCAAGGCTTTACATTATCAAGAGATGTGTGGTCATGCTTCTTTGTTACCATGATTGA